The following are from one region of the Staphylococcus schleiferi genome:
- the cntK gene encoding histidine racemase CntK yields MEIVHFSKFNPSGNMTVLVDSTHDPSEYAGIAQQLMQTSHVGCEQVGFIVDAKGDIPHQLVMSGQEFCGNGTLSFIHYLKTRDLLPSSSFELQVSGLSEPTKCAFYEETGQYEVALPGPTEILEKQYTIDDVIFDGLEIQYDTYQHFVCPISVWSDRLAISVEKFVRQHQWPEHFTAIGIMLYEAHQRRLHPLIYIPQVDSIIWEQSCGSGTGSVGVYEAYRRHSSHIEEEILQPGGALSVSTRRQDEGYEISIKGHVSTVATGLAYLE; encoded by the coding sequence TTGGAAATCGTTCATTTTTCGAAATTTAATCCATCTGGAAATATGACAGTATTGGTAGATTCTACTCATGATCCTTCAGAATATGCGGGTATAGCGCAGCAATTAATGCAAACATCACACGTGGGGTGTGAACAAGTTGGGTTTATTGTTGATGCCAAAGGTGATATTCCACATCAACTTGTTATGAGCGGACAAGAATTTTGTGGTAATGGCACTTTGTCATTTATTCATTATTTGAAAACGCGAGATCTATTACCTTCTTCTTCATTTGAACTTCAAGTTTCAGGTTTGAGCGAACCGACGAAGTGTGCTTTTTATGAAGAGACAGGACAATATGAAGTCGCGTTACCTGGACCGACGGAAATACTTGAGAAACAATATACGATTGATGACGTTATTTTTGATGGTTTAGAAATTCAATATGATACATATCAACATTTTGTCTGTCCGATTTCAGTATGGTCAGATCGTTTGGCAATATCAGTTGAAAAATTTGTGCGTCAACATCAATGGCCGGAGCATTTCACTGCAATCGGTATTATGCTATATGAAGCACATCAACGACGTTTGCATCCACTGATATACATACCTCAAGTTGACAGTATCATTTGGGAGCAGAGCTGTGGTTCTGGAACAGGTTCAGTGGGCGTTTATGAAGCATATCGCCGACACAGTTCACATATTGAAGAGGAGATTTTGCAGCCAGGTGGCGCATTATCTGTTTCAACTCGTCGACAAGATGAGGGCTATGAAATTTCCATAAAGGGTCATGTTTCTACAGTTGCAACGGGATTAGCATACTTAGAATAA
- a CDS encoding LPXTG cell wall anchor domain-containing protein: MKIGLVSTAAAAIFVISNGTAEASEDTTAQEASAVSVDEKQVNDNQQVEENTESEQAENESFIHLDEVRPGDTQVSGYTQPNKAISLKIDNKDVVNLEDEFKEVVSDENGKFTYDLNGRKIVYNQKVDVEATEPLDLDALEDDEEALEASDEETTAVPQEAEQDTTTHAVDSEEKEEVTAGNHEESDLSLEGLLLDAEGEGPKASYTTPRYEKAYEIPETRIPQINGRHQVWIEPILEGTGVVKGHTSVKGKVALAINGKFINLGDSTSTLEQLSKEAYETRYDGVWKFIDPKGFFEFEFNRLFDKSYSLKKGDLVSLSFKSDNEQDTMPSFVFNVLTEPFEAVEKAHTLFDHNAIEPVKELKDVDEAIEINDIFGDVIETAIRGEDKLILEGTKEMTGRTKYANALIRIDSNLGEYRHFPTLQADQEGKFTFNIKEAGYRMYNGETLTLTVVDPTTQKALAEIQKYIEPVDIDEIMDDEVFDDYSDEDDDIFEIRSFKPANEVVAPKVEEATKQHEEAQQEEVKQDTQAAVQHETTKETDKSDASPAVKAEQKRDASEQHQASAETPKMTQATSVTKTTMPENVTPVSVQGQGEHKQAADASVSTAPEYTQGMEDMVPYSQHLATLKLVHHEKGSMGHVNGLQLQSTMPTTPVDYLVKPHIDKAEPKSVSVLPETGQEKAPTLWSLLLIASGLSLLVYKRRKQQKHTR, translated from the coding sequence ATGAAGATCGGTTTAGTTTCTACAGCAGCGGCAGCAATTTTTGTGATTTCAAATGGTACAGCGGAAGCTTCAGAAGATACAACGGCTCAAGAAGCATCAGCCGTCTCTGTTGATGAGAAACAAGTGAATGACAATCAACAAGTGGAAGAAAATACTGAATCAGAACAAGCGGAAAATGAAAGTTTTATCCATTTAGATGAAGTGCGCCCGGGCGACACACAAGTTTCAGGCTACACACAACCTAACAAAGCAATTTCACTTAAAATTGATAATAAAGATGTTGTTAATCTTGAAGATGAATTTAAAGAAGTGGTGTCTGATGAGAACGGGAAATTTACGTATGATTTAAATGGGCGAAAAATCGTTTATAACCAAAAAGTAGATGTTGAAGCAACAGAACCTCTAGACTTAGATGCTTTAGAAGATGATGAAGAAGCATTGGAAGCTTCTGATGAAGAAACAACAGCGGTGCCTCAGGAAGCAGAGCAAGATACTACAACACACGCGGTAGATTCAGAAGAAAAAGAAGAGGTAACAGCAGGAAATCACGAAGAAAGTGATTTATCACTAGAAGGATTACTATTAGATGCTGAAGGCGAAGGTCCTAAAGCTTCGTATACAACACCTAGATATGAAAAAGCATACGAAATTCCAGAAACACGTATTCCTCAAATTAACGGTCGACACCAAGTCTGGATTGAACCTATTTTAGAAGGTACAGGTGTGGTTAAAGGGCATACGTCAGTTAAGGGCAAAGTTGCACTTGCGATTAACGGCAAGTTTATTAATTTAGGGGATTCAACTTCAACGCTTGAACAATTGAGTAAAGAAGCGTATGAAACACGTTACGACGGCGTTTGGAAATTTATTGATCCTAAAGGCTTTTTTGAATTCGAATTCAATCGTCTTTTCGATAAATCTTATTCATTGAAAAAAGGGGACCTCGTGTCACTTTCTTTTAAATCAGATAATGAACAAGACACAATGCCTTCATTTGTGTTTAATGTTTTAACAGAGCCATTTGAAGCGGTTGAAAAAGCTCATACATTATTTGATCATAATGCGATTGAACCTGTAAAAGAATTAAAAGATGTAGATGAAGCGATTGAAATTAATGACATTTTTGGAGATGTTATTGAAACAGCGATTCGTGGTGAAGACAAGTTAATCTTAGAAGGCACAAAAGAGATGACAGGTCGTACGAAATATGCAAATGCGCTTATTCGAATTGATTCAAACTTAGGCGAATACAGACACTTCCCGACGCTTCAAGCAGATCAAGAAGGTAAGTTTACTTTCAATATTAAAGAAGCGGGCTATCGTATGTACAATGGTGAAACATTGACATTAACTGTAGTAGACCCAACGACACAAAAAGCGTTAGCTGAAATTCAAAAATATATTGAACCTGTTGATATTGATGAAATCATGGATGATGAAGTATTTGATGACTATTCAGATGAAGACGACGATATTTTTGAAATTCGCAGTTTTAAACCGGCTAACGAAGTCGTGGCACCTAAAGTAGAAGAAGCAACAAAGCAGCACGAAGAAGCACAACAAGAAGAAGTGAAACAAGATACGCAAGCTGCAGTACAACATGAAACGACAAAAGAAACTGATAAAAGTGACGCAAGCCCAGCTGTTAAAGCGGAACAAAAGCGTGATGCCTCTGAACAACACCAAGCAAGCGCTGAAACACCTAAAATGACGCAAGCGACTTCAGTTACAAAAACAACAATGCCTGAAAACGTGACACCTGTGTCCGTACAAGGTCAAGGTGAGCACAAACAAGCGGCAGATGCATCGGTATCTACAGCGCCTGAGTATACACAAGGTATGGAAGACATGGTTCCTTACAGCCAGCATTTAGCAACATTAAAGTTAGTCCATCATGAAAAAGGAAGTATGGGCCATGTGAACGGTTTACAACTTCAATCTACAATGCCAACAACACCTGTTGATTATTTAGTTAAACCACATATAGACAAGGCTGAGCCTAAATCTGTATCTGTATTACCAGAGACAGGTCAAGAAAAGGCGCCTACATTATGGTCTCTATTATTAATCGCTTCAGGCTTATCATTATTGGTATACAAACGACGCAAGCAACAAAAACATACACGTTAA
- a CDS encoding TM2 domain-containing protein, with translation MKVNKWIYAILAIVLGGLGVHKFYSHKIGLGILYALFSWTGIPGLIGIIEGVLVLLKTPYETNEIIV, from the coding sequence ATGAAAGTCAATAAATGGATTTACGCTATACTCGCGATTGTTCTAGGAGGTTTAGGCGTTCACAAATTCTATTCGCATAAAATCGGACTCGGGATCTTATATGCTCTATTTTCTTGGACAGGCATACCCGGCCTAATTGGTATTATCGAAGGTGTCCTTGTATTACTCAAAACACCATATGAAACAAACGAAATTATTGTATAA